Proteins co-encoded in one Bremerella sp. TYQ1 genomic window:
- a CDS encoding sialidase family protein — translation MKNCLLLLFVGLLLNSLIVAGAEADAPPSQVVLPPGPGNPRNSEGDVVQLKNGDVLLVYTHFVGGAGDHAKAHLASRVSHDGGKTWSKKDKIEVPNEGGMNIMSVSLLRLQDGRLAMFYLRKNSTNDCCPLMRISTDEGETWSEATTIIPDAENGYYVLNNDRVIQLENGRLVAPLAQHIGPGMPKWDIASQMLAYYSDDAGKTWKRSAVAPRPPKQNDRNIVTQEPGVVQLSDGRVMMFCRTNAGSQFVSYSNDGGENWSQLEPSEIKSPLSPATIERIPSTGDLLLLWNDHSDIPTELRGKRTPLRSAISKDDGKTWTHVKTLEDKPTGWYCYLAIDFVDDHAVMAYCAGDRQENNGLAVTNTQRLPIEWFYE, via the coding sequence ATGAAAAACTGTTTGCTGCTGCTGTTTGTGGGGCTGCTTCTTAACTCCCTGATCGTTGCCGGAGCGGAAGCGGATGCTCCACCGTCTCAAGTTGTGTTGCCGCCTGGCCCTGGCAACCCTCGCAATAGCGAAGGGGACGTCGTGCAACTGAAAAACGGCGACGTTTTGTTGGTTTACACTCACTTCGTTGGCGGCGCCGGCGATCACGCCAAGGCCCATCTCGCGAGTCGCGTTTCACACGATGGCGGCAAGACTTGGTCGAAGAAGGACAAGATCGAAGTTCCCAACGAAGGAGGCATGAACATCATGTCAGTGTCGCTCCTGCGACTGCAGGATGGGCGGCTGGCGATGTTCTATCTGCGGAAAAACTCGACGAACGACTGCTGTCCCCTGATGCGAATCAGCACCGACGAAGGAGAGACTTGGAGTGAAGCGACGACGATTATTCCGGACGCCGAAAATGGTTATTACGTGCTGAATAACGATCGCGTTATTCAGCTTGAAAATGGTCGCCTGGTCGCACCGCTGGCACAGCATATTGGCCCCGGGATGCCGAAGTGGGACATCGCTTCACAGATGCTGGCCTACTATTCAGACGACGCCGGCAAGACATGGAAGCGAAGTGCCGTCGCCCCGCGTCCCCCCAAGCAAAACGACCGGAACATCGTCACCCAAGAGCCTGGCGTCGTTCAGCTTTCCGATGGCCGTGTGATGATGTTCTGCCGTACCAACGCCGGCAGCCAATTCGTTTCGTATAGCAATGATGGCGGCGAAAACTGGTCGCAGCTGGAACCCTCGGAGATCAAGTCCCCCCTTTCGCCGGCGACGATCGAGCGGATTCCCTCGACCGGCGATTTGCTGCTGCTGTGGAACGATCACTCTGACATTCCCACCGAGCTGAGAGGCAAGCGAACGCCGCTTCGTTCCGCGATCTCAAAAGACGACGGCAAGACTTGGACGCACGTGAAGACGTTGGAAGATAAGCCGACCGGCTGGTACTGCTACCTGGCGATCGACTTCGTTGATGATCATGCTGTGATGGCCTACTGTGCCGGCGACCGCCAAGAGAACAACGGTTTGGCGGTCACCAATACACAACGCTTGCCAATCGAGTGGTTCTACGAGTAA
- a CDS encoding Ig-like domain-containing protein produces the protein MRSFTHSLYSSAVLLCALVVSGCSESTVSRNPGVDVYPTQVKVTQKGSPVEGAKVSFSSKGDPRGASGVTNAEGIAELTTFDLNDGAVPGEHRVKITKEEVQILKEADPDDPLSVGQSKVIQHLPQQYSRYQTSGLTANVEPNEEGNTFEFELK, from the coding sequence ATGCGTTCGTTTACGCATTCTCTCTATAGCAGTGCCGTTTTGCTGTGTGCGTTGGTGGTTTCAGGCTGTTCCGAGTCGACCGTCAGCCGCAACCCTGGCGTCGATGTCTATCCGACTCAAGTCAAAGTGACCCAAAAGGGTTCTCCTGTCGAAGGGGCCAAAGTCTCGTTCAGCTCGAAAGGAGACCCACGCGGTGCGTCCGGGGTGACGAATGCTGAAGGGATTGCCGAGCTCACCACGTTTGATCTGAACGATGGTGCCGTGCCTGGCGAACACCGCGTCAAAATCACTAAGGAAGAAGTTCAAATCTTGAAAGAAGCCGACCCCGACGATCCTCTCTCGGTCGGCCAATCGAAAGTGATTCAGCATTTGCCTCAGCAATACAGTCGGTACCAGACGTCCGGCTTGACTGCGAATGTCGAGCCGAACGAAGAAGGTAACACGTTCGAGTTTGAACTGAAGTAA
- a CDS encoding DUF1559 domain-containing protein yields MSTIALRKRGFTLVELLVVIAIIGVLVALLLPAVQQAREAARRSQCTNQLKQLGLALHNHHDTFQQFPRLAFLEGPYHERVGGMVMLLPFLEQNALADQIKNYDTSVYTSQPPEPWDPNFAPWQQRLEALLCPSDTGATKTYRTDRPIAPSSYRFSIGDSYVDTYNPQDNNTEFRGIFSSELDKKFRDITDGTSNTVMMGERLTDFQTPFINQTHANSVSLSDPSTCWDAVSPTDRKRFTSGSNPAASQRWNDGLSTFTGFTTVIGPNGPSCWNDTNENADRALTTLSSNHPGGVNVALADASVRFIPETIDTGDLTQAQVTSGQSPYGVWGAMGSKSGGEVAQLP; encoded by the coding sequence ATGTCTACCATTGCGCTTCGCAAGCGTGGTTTTACGCTTGTCGAACTGTTGGTTGTGATTGCCATTATTGGTGTCTTGGTCGCCCTTTTGCTGCCGGCTGTGCAGCAAGCTCGTGAAGCGGCTCGTCGTAGCCAATGTACAAATCAGCTGAAGCAACTTGGCTTGGCTTTGCACAATCATCACGACACATTCCAGCAGTTCCCGCGATTGGCTTTCCTAGAAGGTCCTTATCACGAACGTGTAGGTGGGATGGTGATGCTGTTGCCGTTTCTGGAGCAGAACGCCCTCGCCGATCAGATTAAGAACTACGATACGTCGGTGTACACATCGCAGCCGCCGGAACCATGGGATCCGAACTTCGCCCCGTGGCAGCAGCGACTCGAAGCCCTTCTCTGTCCATCCGATACCGGGGCTACCAAGACCTATCGAACCGATCGTCCCATTGCTCCGAGTAGCTACCGATTTTCGATCGGCGACTCGTACGTCGATACGTACAATCCGCAGGACAACAACACCGAGTTCCGCGGGATTTTCAGTTCTGAACTCGATAAGAAGTTCCGTGATATTACTGACGGAACGAGCAACACCGTCATGATGGGGGAACGCTTGACCGACTTTCAGACGCCGTTCATCAATCAGACGCATGCCAACAGCGTCTCGCTTTCTGATCCGAGTACCTGCTGGGATGCCGTTTCGCCAACCGATCGAAAACGCTTTACCAGCGGCTCGAATCCTGCTGCAAGTCAGCGCTGGAACGACGGCTTGAGCACGTTTACTGGCTTCACCACGGTGATTGGACCGAATGGTCCTTCTTGCTGGAACGACACCAACGAAAACGCTGATCGAGCGTTAACGACGTTGTCCAGCAATCATCCTGGCGGCGTGAACGTGGCGTTGGCCGATGCTTCGGTTCGTTTCATTCCGGAAACCATCGACACCGGCGACCTGACGCAAGCTCAAGTCACTTCGGGACAAAGTCCCTACGGCGTTTGGGGTGCCATGGGAAGTAAGAGTGGCGGCGAAGTTGCCCAGCTGCCTTAG
- a CDS encoding DUF1559 domain-containing protein, which translates to MPASKRPGFTLVELLVVIAIIGVLIALLLPAVQQAREAARRMQCTNNLKQLGLAFHNYHDTYNTLPAMNYRPGDPNISIYQGYSALVRILPFIEQGNLYDQLQVSSNNFYVSWAAGSNNAVRETRIDAFRCPSDKDYPTNPAASWEDGAGCNYAVSYGSSNSWSNPDNQNGMFRGPVRILSGVEQGAPELGFNAITDGLSNTLMMSEHLTGDNNDDQLANGNTSEPRIGSDVPTWQYPSQADIDSFGSACAAETAHNGENGQHWMMPLPTQTALNTIAPPNWRYPNCQESSSGIASDRDGVYTARSQHPGGVIVVKGDASSSFVGETIDLKIWQYFGGRDDGQVIQLP; encoded by the coding sequence ATGCCTGCCTCAAAACGTCCCGGCTTTACGCTGGTTGAGCTGTTGGTGGTGATTGCCATCATCGGTGTCTTAATCGCCCTCCTTTTGCCTGCTGTTCAGCAAGCTCGTGAAGCAGCACGGCGCATGCAATGCACCAACAACCTAAAGCAGTTGGGCCTCGCATTTCATAACTATCACGATACGTACAATACGCTTCCTGCGATGAACTACCGTCCTGGAGATCCAAACATCAGCATTTACCAAGGCTACAGTGCCCTGGTGCGTATCCTACCGTTTATCGAACAAGGTAATCTGTACGATCAACTTCAGGTTTCCTCGAACAATTTCTACGTTAGTTGGGCTGCTGGCAGCAACAACGCAGTCCGCGAAACCCGCATCGATGCGTTCCGCTGCCCTTCGGATAAAGACTATCCGACCAATCCTGCTGCATCGTGGGAAGATGGTGCCGGCTGTAATTATGCAGTCAGCTATGGCTCGTCCAACTCCTGGTCAAATCCCGACAATCAAAACGGAATGTTCCGTGGTCCAGTCAGGATTTTGAGCGGCGTTGAGCAAGGGGCTCCTGAGCTTGGTTTCAATGCCATTACCGACGGATTGAGCAACACGCTGATGATGTCGGAACATCTGACCGGCGATAACAACGACGATCAGTTGGCCAACGGAAACACTTCGGAACCACGCATTGGATCCGACGTCCCAACGTGGCAATACCCGAGTCAGGCCGACATCGATTCGTTCGGTTCCGCTTGTGCCGCAGAGACAGCCCACAACGGTGAAAATGGCCAGCACTGGATGATGCCTCTGCCGACCCAAACGGCCCTTAACACCATCGCCCCACCGAATTGGCGTTACCCTAATTGCCAGGAAAGCAGCAGCGGTATCGCATCCGACCGCGATGGTGTTTACACGGCAAGAAGTCAGCATCCTGGCGGCGTGATTGTCGTCAAGGGAGACGCTTCCTCTAGTTTCGTCGGCGAAACGATTGATCTCAAAATCTGGCAATACTTTGGTGGCCGCGACGACGGCCAAGTGATCCAGCTTCCTTAA
- a CDS encoding helix-turn-helix transcriptional regulator, whose translation MGRHTTGVHTVAGRLSFFLDDLDLTRKELADAVGVDVRTIHNIEHARKRVNRRTIAALAEVLNRFSAYRYPAAPPLLLNEHHFIDHPNSIVDVAMQSITSNRPDFLVNENPLIDPSLRWWINGDPERLGWTGLFDLSSLGGQIEEFYRCFEYLGVEGLRKFFAPREDLIVMRTDSNIRHPDTGVTLKYTSFIEFKMNRGLLQSMDATFNSELVTTFLESGHLPRRIAA comes from the coding sequence ATGGGACGTCATACAACTGGGGTACACACCGTCGCGGGGCGGCTTTCGTTCTTCTTGGACGATTTGGATCTGACTCGTAAAGAGCTAGCCGACGCTGTCGGTGTCGACGTGCGGACGATTCACAACATCGAGCATGCTCGAAAACGAGTCAATCGTCGGACGATCGCAGCGTTAGCAGAAGTTCTCAATCGCTTTTCAGCTTATCGTTATCCTGCCGCGCCGCCGCTGCTGCTTAACGAGCATCACTTCATCGATCATCCCAACTCAATCGTCGATGTCGCGATGCAATCGATCACTTCGAATCGGCCTGACTTTTTGGTGAACGAAAACCCGCTGATCGATCCTTCGCTTCGCTGGTGGATCAACGGCGATCCAGAGCGACTCGGTTGGACTGGGTTGTTCGATTTGAGTTCGCTCGGCGGGCAGATCGAAGAGTTCTACCGCTGTTTTGAATACCTCGGCGTGGAAGGTTTGCGGAAGTTCTTCGCTCCGCGCGAAGATCTCATCGTGATGCGAACCGACAGCAATATCCGCCATCCCGATACCGGGGTAACGCTAAAGTACACCTCGTTCATCGAGTTCAAAATGAACCGCGGCCTCCTTCAGTCAATGGATGCCACGTTCAACAGCGAACTGGTCACCACGTTCCTGGAATCAGGACACCTACCACGACGCATCGCAGCGTAA
- a CDS encoding VCBS repeat-containing protein: protein MSPRILLLCPALLLLVGPLRAEVPKAPSFAKIQLTEEYFAEGASVGDFNQDDKTDIVCGPYWFAGPDFQDKHKFYDGKAFPNDRGYSDNFFSYVADFNSDGLDDVLVVGLPGTPAHWYENNTSGEPWKKHFAFPAVDNEAPAFLDITGDGKKELICHFEGQLGYARPSQDDPTQRWQWTPISEKQGWGRYQHGLGIGDINGDGRQDFLMPEGWWEQPENWDGNTPWTKHAYRFAPGGAGMHAVDLDGDGDNDVVTSLHGHGYGLVWHEQTQGENGEIQFKQHEIMGTPDKSASKLVFSQLHAVELADMNGDGVEDIVTGKCYWAHNGKDPGAKDPAVLAVFLANRNASSELTFVPVEIDDNSGTGRQITLHDVNGDGKTDIIAGNKKGTFLFLAK, encoded by the coding sequence ATGTCACCCCGCATTTTGCTACTCTGCCCTGCCCTGCTTCTGTTGGTTGGTCCACTGAGGGCGGAAGTCCCCAAGGCACCAAGCTTCGCGAAGATTCAGCTCACCGAAGAATACTTCGCCGAAGGAGCGTCGGTCGGGGACTTCAATCAAGATGACAAGACCGACATCGTTTGCGGACCCTATTGGTTTGCCGGGCCTGACTTTCAAGACAAGCACAAGTTCTACGATGGCAAAGCATTTCCGAACGACCGAGGCTATTCCGACAATTTCTTCTCGTACGTCGCCGACTTTAACAGCGATGGGTTAGACGACGTGCTTGTTGTTGGCTTGCCAGGCACTCCTGCCCATTGGTACGAAAACAACACCTCCGGCGAACCTTGGAAGAAGCACTTTGCGTTTCCTGCCGTCGACAACGAGGCGCCTGCATTTCTCGACATCACCGGCGACGGTAAGAAAGAGTTGATCTGTCACTTTGAAGGTCAGCTTGGTTACGCACGTCCTAGTCAAGACGATCCAACTCAGCGCTGGCAATGGACGCCTATCTCCGAAAAGCAAGGCTGGGGGCGTTATCAGCACGGGCTAGGTATCGGCGACATCAACGGCGACGGGCGACAAGATTTCCTAATGCCGGAAGGTTGGTGGGAGCAGCCAGAGAATTGGGACGGTAATACACCATGGACGAAACATGCTTACCGCTTCGCACCTGGCGGCGCCGGCATGCACGCGGTAGACCTCGACGGAGATGGCGATAACGACGTTGTGACCAGCCTGCATGGACATGGCTACGGACTTGTTTGGCATGAACAAACGCAAGGCGAAAACGGCGAAATCCAGTTCAAGCAGCACGAGATCATGGGAACGCCAGACAAGTCGGCAAGCAAGTTGGTTTTCAGCCAACTGCACGCCGTCGAATTGGCCGACATGAATGGCGATGGCGTCGAAGATATCGTCACCGGCAAATGCTACTGGGCCCATAACGGCAAAGACCCTGGCGCCAAAGACCCTGCAGTGCTCGCCGTTTTTCTGGCCAATCGAAATGCTTCCAGTGAACTGACGTTTGTTCCAGTCGAGATCGACGACAATAGCGGCACCGGCCGGCAGATTACGCTTCACGATGTAAACGGGGATGGCAAAACCGATATCATCGCCGGCAACAAGAAGGGAACGTTCTTGTTTCTCGCGAAGTAA
- a CDS encoding M28 family peptidase, producing the protein MSLPSLALPSDPQEQPIPRWSKMVAGFIGVIAIVVMMALNRGNEEQQPPAANVNGPEDLSRFLPFDGEKAYQHLKDICDLGPRISGSPAMQKQQQMIEDHLTKHGATVVKQSWEVRHPETGQPVTLTNLFGRFHPERTERILLCCHYDTRPYADEDPENPKAPFLGANDGASGAAALMELSRHLADLDTKYGIDVVFLDAEEFIFDKERDPFFLGSTYLAQRYRSADIDFRYKWGILLDMVGDKDLQIYQERNSLSWKDTRPLVIDVWRVANRLNIPEFVRRPRHTVNDDHVPLHDIGGIPIIDIIDFDYPSPGYGPKYWHTQQDVPENCSADSLAKVGKVVLTWLQEVE; encoded by the coding sequence GTGTCTTTACCGAGCTTGGCTTTGCCTTCCGATCCGCAAGAACAACCGATCCCTCGCTGGAGCAAAATGGTCGCCGGGTTTATTGGCGTGATCGCGATTGTCGTGATGATGGCATTAAACCGGGGCAATGAGGAGCAGCAGCCTCCAGCAGCGAATGTAAACGGCCCGGAAGATCTTTCACGCTTTCTCCCTTTCGACGGCGAAAAAGCTTATCAGCATTTGAAAGATATCTGTGATCTCGGTCCCCGCATCAGCGGTAGCCCGGCCATGCAAAAGCAGCAGCAGATGATTGAAGATCATCTGACCAAGCATGGGGCAACGGTCGTTAAGCAGTCGTGGGAAGTGCGCCACCCTGAAACAGGCCAACCGGTCACGCTAACCAATCTGTTTGGGCGGTTTCATCCGGAACGAACCGAACGGATCTTGTTGTGCTGCCATTACGACACTCGCCCTTATGCCGACGAAGATCCCGAGAATCCCAAAGCTCCTTTCCTGGGGGCCAACGACGGCGCGAGCGGAGCTGCCGCACTGATGGAGCTTTCTCGGCATCTGGCCGACTTGGATACCAAATACGGCATCGATGTTGTCTTCCTGGATGCCGAAGAGTTCATCTTCGATAAAGAACGCGATCCGTTTTTCCTGGGGTCAACTTATCTGGCTCAGAGATATCGCAGTGCCGACATCGACTTCCGCTATAAGTGGGGCATCCTGCTCGACATGGTTGGCGATAAGGACTTGCAGATTTACCAGGAACGCAACAGCCTGTCCTGGAAAGATACGCGGCCGCTGGTAATTGATGTCTGGCGAGTTGCGAATCGATTGAATATTCCCGAATTCGTTCGCAGGCCACGACATACGGTTAACGACGACCATGTCCCCTTGCACGATATCGGCGGCATTCCGATCATCGATATTATCGATTTCGACTACCCAAGTCCTGGCTATGGACCAAAATATTGGCATACGCAGCAGGACGTGCCTGAAAACTGCTCGGCCGATTCGTTGGCCAAAGTAGGCAAAGTGGTGCTGACATGGCTGCAGGAAGTCGAATAA
- a CDS encoding glycosyltransferase family 9 protein: protein MLSPAPRILITRLSALGDTVLTLPVLCALRKEFPAAQIGWVAEPMAAKVLADRTDLNFLFTVEKGWLTKPAEINRLRRALSRHKFEIVLDVQGLTKSAAAGWLSGRKHQITFTRGQARELAPNLAGRHITPKSTYIAEKYLELLQPLGIENPGLEFQMPYDAVAHETMARRMPVIASGRYAVLNVGAGWFSKTWVPARFGEVAADLSMRYEIPSVLLWGNDDEYKYAEEAAETARAIAPNSVSILPKMSIAEMKETIRHANLLISGDTGPLHFGVALETPTISLFGVTKSEYYSPCRGIHRTVQNVHDPLSCRKRRRAGNEAMQAIATVDVLSQVDILLNMRHPKAA from the coding sequence ATGCTATCACCTGCCCCTAGAATTCTTATTACGCGATTGAGTGCTCTGGGAGATACCGTCCTGACTCTGCCGGTGCTATGCGCACTGCGAAAGGAATTCCCCGCGGCACAAATTGGTTGGGTTGCCGAGCCGATGGCTGCCAAAGTGTTGGCCGATCGAACTGATCTCAACTTCCTTTTCACCGTTGAAAAAGGTTGGCTCACCAAGCCGGCCGAGATCAATCGCTTGCGTCGTGCCTTGTCGCGGCACAAGTTCGAGATCGTGTTGGACGTACAAGGCCTTACCAAAAGCGCCGCCGCTGGCTGGCTTTCCGGGCGAAAGCACCAAATCACCTTCACACGCGGGCAAGCGCGGGAACTCGCGCCGAATCTAGCCGGTAGGCACATCACGCCGAAATCAACCTACATCGCCGAGAAGTACCTCGAGCTTCTCCAACCGCTGGGAATCGAGAACCCAGGGCTTGAGTTTCAGATGCCGTACGATGCGGTGGCACACGAAACGATGGCCAGACGGATGCCGGTAATTGCCTCGGGACGTTATGCCGTGCTGAATGTTGGTGCTGGATGGTTCTCGAAGACCTGGGTTCCGGCTCGCTTTGGAGAAGTCGCCGCCGATCTGAGCATGCGGTACGAGATTCCCAGTGTCTTGCTGTGGGGAAACGACGACGAATACAAGTACGCCGAAGAAGCCGCCGAAACGGCTCGAGCCATCGCGCCGAATTCGGTCAGCATCCTACCGAAAATGTCGATCGCCGAAATGAAAGAAACGATTCGGCATGCGAACCTGTTAATCAGCGGCGATACGGGGCCGCTACACTTCGGAGTAGCCCTCGAAACGCCGACGATTTCCTTGTTCGGAGTGACCAAGTCAGAGTACTATAGTCCTTGTCGCGGCATTCACCGAACGGTTCAAAACGTGCACGATCCTCTTTCCTGCCGCAAGCGTCGCCGTGCTGGAAACGAGGCGATGCAAGCCATTGCCACGGTGGACGTCCTGAGCCAGGTAGACATCCTGCTCAATATGCGGCATCCTAAAGCTGCGTAA